The stretch of DNA GTTCAAAAGAGCAGATGAAGCTTTATATCATGCAAAAGGGACAGGGAAAAACAAAGTAGTTACACAAGGTGCAAATAGTAAGGTAAGTTAGGGGCTGCATCATGGCAGATTCAGTCTCTTAACGATTTTGCCATATTCATCATATTCTATAAGAACAAATGACAGCGCTTACAATTAGGAGGAGTCTACATTGAAAGATAAAAAACCGCGGTTTGAAACAGAAGTCATTCATTTTGGCTATCATGCGGAAAATCATCAAGGAAGCTTAGTTCCCCCGTTATATCAAACATCCACATTTACCTTTGAGAGTGCGGAGCAAGGGGAAAGAAGGTTTGCTGGGAAAGAGGAGGGATATATTTATTCAAGATTAGGAAATCCCACCGTAAAAATTCTGGAAGACAGAATGGCTACCCTTGAAAAGGGGGAAGCCGCTTTAGCTTTTTCGTCAGGTATGGCTGCCGTGAGTGCAGTGTTAATTGCATTAACAAAATCAGGTGACCACATTCTATGCTCTCAGGGTGTTTATGGTTGTACATTTGGATTGCTAGAATTATTACAGGAGAAATATCATATTGAACATGATTTTTCACTAATGGATACAAGGGAGACCGTTGAAAAACAAATCAAACCAAATACAGCCTGTATCTATATTGAGACTCCCATTAATCCAACAATGAAGCTTGTTGATCTTCAAATAGTTGCAGATGTGGCGAAAGAAAAGGGCATTCCAGTAGTAGTGGACAATACATTTTGTTCTCCTTATTTACAAAATCCAATTATAAATGGCTGCGATATTGTCATACACAGTGCAACAAAATATATTTGTGGACATGGCGATGTCATTGCTGGAATCGTGGTTGGAGGAAGAGAGACTATTGACCAAATTTCAAGGACAACTCAAAAGGATATAGGGGGAATTATTTCGCCATTCGATGCGTGGCTTTTGTTACGGGGATTAAAATCGCTTCCGGTACGGATGGACCGCCATTGTGAAAATACAACTTTCCTATTTGATTTTCTTAAACAACATCCGAAGGTGGATGCTATTTATTATCCCGGGGATTCAGAGCACCCCGATTACGCAATAATGAAAAAACAAATGAAAAAACCAGGAGGACTTATATCATTTTCGATTAAGGGAACGAAAGAAACGGCTCAAAGGTTTATGAATCAGCTCAACTTAATCAAAATTGCGGTCAGTCTTGGGGATGCAGAGACATTAATTCAACACCCGGCTACCATGACACATGCCGTTGTTCCGGACGAGGAACGGCTAAAAATGGGGATTAATCAAACCTTGCTTCGTCTTTCAGTGGGTCTTGAAGCCTGGGAGGATATTAAAGAAGATTTAGAGCAGGCATTTGATAAAATCTAAAAAAACTCGCCTTAGCGAGTTTTTGTTTTTAAAGATAAGTAACGAGAACTTCCACGAATTCTTCGAGTTTTTGTTGGTCGAGCTTATCAAACCGGTTTAATTCAGGAGAATCAATATCTAAAACGCCGATTAATTGCTCTCCTTTTAGAAGTGGAACAACTATTTCTGATTGTGAAGCAGCATCACATGCAATATGACCTGGGAACTGATTCACGTCTTCAACAAGCAGGGTTTCCTTTTTTAATGCAGCAGTACCGCAAACACCCTTGCCAAGAGGGATGCGAATGCATGCTGGGAGTCCTTGGAAGGGACCTAACACTAGTTCGTCATTCGTATCTAGTAGATAAAATCCTACCCAATTAACACGGTCTAGAAATTGGTTCAATAAGGCAGAGGCATTGCTAAGATTGGCAACTTGATTTTTCTCATCGTGAAGGAGAGCCTGTAATTGTTTTTTAACAAGTTCATAATTTTCTTCTCGATTTCCGGTGTACATTTCGACGTTAAACACGGTATTTCACCTTTTTCTCTTATGATTTATATTTTATTTTATCAAAAATGAGAGAAAATGAGCATACTTTGTCGATATTTTCTTAAAGGAATCAATTGTGACACCAAGAATCATTATGATAAGGGGATTATGGAAATTACCTGAAGGGGGAGAATGGATGAAGAAAAATGCAAAAGAAGCAATTGTTAAGGCCGCTATCACGTTATTTAATTCCAATGGGTACTCAGGAACGTCAATTAGGGAAATTGCTCATGCAGCTAATGTAAACACCGCAACGATTGCCTATCATTTTAATAATAAAACAGGTCTCTTAGAATATTGCTTTATGCATTTTTTTGAACAGTACACCCGAAAGATGGAAGCTGCTTATGCATCTATTGATAGAGGGGCAAAAGAGTGCTTAAAACGTGTGGTATCTGATTTGCTCCATTACCAATGTGAGAACTACCAGCTTGCCAGTTTCATTTACAGGGAGATGTCGATGGATTCCCAAGTAGTAAGGGAAATCATGTCTACCTATTCTTTAAAGGAAAAATATTATTTTCAAAAAATATTTGAACGGGGTTTTGAATGGCATGAATTCAGACCGCATTCCATTCCTTATTTAATTATACAGCTAAAAGGATTAATCATGATGCCTTTTATGAATAGCAATTATATGAGAGAAGTACTATATGTGTTTCCGAATGAGCCATTTTTCGAGCAGAAATATCTTAAGGATCTTCACTTATGGATTGATAAAACACTTTGTTCAGACATACCTATGAAAAAGGGAGCAGCACTAAAATAGCGGCAATCGCTATTTTTTTTTTATTTTACAAAAAAATTGAAAATAATAGTCAAAAAATGTCGTTTACATGGTATCATAAAAGCATTGAATTGAACTTAATGAGTTTTTCTAAAATAGATGATCTGAATACATAGTGGAATCAATGTTGTTTGAAATAGGGGGCTTACTTGTGAAATTTATCATTGGATTTTTCATCCTATTATTAGCCTTATTTATAGTGGGATATTTAATAAAGAAAAAGTATTTTAAAGAAATGGATCGATTGGAAGCGTGGAAAATCGATATCATGAATCGTCCCATACTAGATGAAATGTCAAAGGTTAAACAGTTAAATATGACGGGTCAGACCGAGGAGCTTTTTGAGCGTTGGCGTAGTCAGTGGGATGATGTGGTAACAGTTCAGCTTCCTGATTTAGAAGAAATGCTTTTTGATGCAGAAGAATATATAGATCGCTATAGATTTAAAAAAGCAAAAGAAGCCCAGCAGGCGATTAATACAAATCTAATGGAAACAGAGGAACAAATTAAAAAGGTACTAGAAGAGCTGCATGAACTAGTGGGCAGTGAAGAAAAGAACAGAGTGGAAATTGAGGAGCTTAAGGAACTTTATAGAGAATCAAAAAAAATGTTACTTGCTCATCGTCATAGTTTTGGTAAGTCTGAAAAGCACTTAGAAGCAAAACTAAATGAAGTGGCACAGAAATTCCAGGAATTTGATGAAAAAACGGAGCTCGGTAATTATCTTGAAGCTCGAGAAGTAGTTTTACTTATTCATAGTCAGCTTGGAACAATCAAGAACCATATGGATTTAATTCCTCAGCTTTTAATTGAAAGTCAATCCCTTCTTCCGAATCAGCTAGCAGATTGTCTAGAGGGCTACCGAGAAATGACAGAGCAAGATTATCACTTAGAGCATTTAAATGTAACCACTGAAATACAACGCCTTGAAGAGAAAATTGCTGAGAATATTCGCTTGATTGAAACTACCGAAATTGACAAAGCCGAAGAGGGAATTAAGGAAGTAAAGGATCGAATTGATATTCTTTTTGACCTCTTGGAAAAGGAAGTACACGCTAAGCATTATGTAATGAAAAATAATAAGGTGGCTGCTGAACAACTTGCTACTGCTCAAGAGGAAAATAAGAATCTTTCAAATGAATTGATTCATGTTCAAGCGAGCTATCAATTATCAGATAGTGATTTAGAGGTCCAAAATAATCTAGAAAAAGAACTTTCAACGGTGTATAAGCATTATGAGATTTTGGTTGAAAAGTTAAAGATGAATGAAACGGCTCAATCAGCGATTAGTGAAGAATTAAGTGAGTTAAAAGACCAACTGGATATGATATGTGAAGGGCAGCAAGCTTTTGCCCAAAAACTTCAAGCCTTGAGAAAGGACGAACTTGAAGCAAGGGAAAAAATTAAGGAACTTACCAAGAAAGTAGCAGAAACTGTTCGTCTTGTTTCAAAGAGTAACGTTCCTGGTTTGCCTGAGGATTATAAATATCTAATAGAAGATACAAACGAAAGTATCAATAATGTCCGATACCAGCTTGAAGAAAAGCCTCTAAATATATCTGCTCTGAATCAGTATCTAGAAATTGCTGTACTGACAGTTGAAAAACTTGTAAATTCAACGATTGAGCTTATTGAGAATGTCACTTTAGCTGAAAAAGCAATTCAATATGGAAATCGATATCGTAGCTACCATCCATCAGTTGCTAAAGGATTAGCTGATGCTGAAACGGCATTCAGACAGTATGATTTTCAAGAAGCTTTAGAACAGGTTGCGGCATCTTTGGATGGGGTTGACCCAGATGCGTTAAAGAAGATAAAGGCTACAATTGAAATGGAATAAAATGATAAACCGATTTAGCAATAGCTAGGTCGGTTTTTTGTATAATATTTTTTAATTGTTTCTGTTTTTATGTTAAGATTTTATTTTGTAAGTTCGTCTTCTTATGGAGGGGAAAGTTAGTGATTTATTTAGATAATAGTGCAACGACAAAGCCATATAAAGAAGTACTTGAATCTTATGTAGCTGTTTCAAGTGAATATTTTGGAAATCCCTCTTCATTGCATGGATTGGGAATACAGGCAGAGAAGCTTTTAACTCAAGCGAGGGAGCAAGTGGCAAAGCTTTTAACTGTAGAATCTAATGAAATTTACTTTACCTCAGGTGGAACAGAAAGTAACAATATAGCGATAAAAGGTGCGGCATTATTAAATAAAAAAAGAGGTCGTCACCTTATTACTACAAGTGTGGAGCACGCCTCCGTTCGTGCAGTTATGGAGCAGTTGGAACAGAATGGATTCGATATTACCTATCTCCCTGTCAATCATCAGGGGAGGGTGAGTGTTGAAGATGTTGAAAAGGCCATTCGCAAGGACACCATCTTAATTTCGATCATGCATGTTAACAATGAAGTGGGTACTATTCAACCGATTAAAGAGGTAGGCGAAATGTTGAAAAAATACCCAACCATCCTTTTTCATGTTGACGCGGTCCAAGGTGTGGGAAAGGTTCCTCTGGCTATTCACCAAAACAGAATCGATCTTTGTTCCTTTTCTGCTCATAAATTTCATGGTCTTAAAGGGACAGGTGCTCTTTTTATTCGAGAAGGGGCCAAGCTTGCCCCTTTATTTTCGGGTGGGAATCAGGAAAGGACCATTCGAAGCGGGACAGAAAATGTGGCAGGTGCTGTAGCGATGGCAAAAGCACTTCGGATGACCTTGATGAAAAGCGACCTAGGTATAGCAAAAATGAAGACCATCCAGAGCATGCTAAGAACAGGGTTAACTAATATAGAGCGTGTAACTATTCATACTCCTGTAGAGAATGCAGCTCCACATATTTTAAATATATCGTTAAGGGGATTGAAGGCTGAAGTATTAATTCATGCCCTTGAGCAGGAAGAAATATTTGTTTCAACAACGAGTGCGTGTTCGTCAAAGAAGAAATCACCAAGTGGTACATTGCTTGCTATGGGTGTACCAGAAGAGAAGGCAAACAGTTCGATTAGGATTAGCTTATCCTTTGAAAATACGCCTGAAGAGGCGCAGGCAGCGATTGAAGCTATTGAGAAAGCTGCAAAACATATACGAAAGGTTATGAAATAATGAAATATGATCGTATACTCATACGTTATGGAGAAATCTCAACCAAAGGGCGGAATCGTCATAAATTTGTAGAAAAACTTAGAAGAAGTGTTGTAAATGCACTTACTTCCTTTCCAAATATTAAAGTTGAAGCAAGTCGCGACCGGATGTATGTCATTTTAAATGGTGAAGACGGAAAGGAAATAATTGAAAAGCTAAAGGGGATATTTGGAATTCAATCCTTTAGTCCTGCGATTAAGGTAGAAAGAGATGTAGAGAACATCAAACAAGCCACTTTGGAGCTAGTAAGTTCAATATACCGTGCAGGGCAGACCTTTAAGGTTACTCCTAAGCGTTCTGACAAGACCTTTGAATTGGATACTGACGGAATTAATCGAGTCATAGGGACACATCTGCTAAAGAATATTCCAGGTCTCAAAGTGAAGGTGAAAGAACCTGATATCAATGTGAGGATCGAAGTTAGACAAGAAGCCGTTTATTTATCTTGTGAAACCATACAAGGTGCGGCGGGATTGCCGGTTAAATCAGCTGGCAAAGCAATGCTGATGTTATCTGGTGGGATTGATAGCCCAGTTGCAGGTTATTTATCGATGAAACGGGGATTAGAAATTGAAGCTGTCCACTTTTTTAGTCCTCCGTTTACAAGTGAGAGATCAAAAGAGAAAGTAATAGACCTAACTAAAAAACTAGCGGAAATTTATGGATCGCTAACACTTCATATTGTCCCGTTTACAGAAATTCAGCAGGTCATTAAAGAGCAAGTTCCTGAAAACTATACTATGACTACGATGAGAAGAATGATGTTGCGTATTACGGATGAAATTCGAAAGCAACGAGAAGGTTTAGCGATTATTACCGGAGAAAGCCTAGGTCAGGTAGCTAGTCAGACGTTAGAAAGTATGTTTGCCATAAATGAAGTGACGAATACCCCTATTTTACGTCCCTTGATTTCGATGGACAAAACCGATATTATAAAAATCGCGCAAGAAATAGATACTCTTGAGATTTCTAATCGGCCGTTTGAAGATTGCTGTACCATTTTTGTGCCAGCTTCACCAAAAACGAAGCCAAGAAGAGAAAAGGTCCAGCGTTATGAAAGCTTTGTTGATTTTGAAGAACTGATTAAGAAAGCTGTACAAAAAATTGAAACTCATAATATAACTACGAATGATGATCATGATTTACACTCAGAGTTTAATGCGTTATTCTAATAAAGGAAATTAAGAATTTTTTGTGAACATTTACCATTTGTAAGATAGAATGAAGAACCTCACTTCTACACATTCTATACTCACAAGGAGGTGAATATCACATGGCAAACAACAATAGCTCAAATCAATTGCTAGTACCTGGTGTACAACAAGCTCTTGATCAAATGAAGTATGAAATTGCTACTGAATTTGGTGTTCAACTTGGTGCTGATACTACTTCACGTGCTAACGGATCTGTTGGT from Bacillus sp. SLBN-46 encodes:
- the megL gene encoding methionine gamma-lyase; this encodes MKDKKPRFETEVIHFGYHAENHQGSLVPPLYQTSTFTFESAEQGERRFAGKEEGYIYSRLGNPTVKILEDRMATLEKGEAALAFSSGMAAVSAVLIALTKSGDHILCSQGVYGCTFGLLELLQEKYHIEHDFSLMDTRETVEKQIKPNTACIYIETPINPTMKLVDLQIVADVAKEKGIPVVVDNTFCSPYLQNPIINGCDIVIHSATKYICGHGDVIAGIVVGGRETIDQISRTTQKDIGGIISPFDAWLLLRGLKSLPVRMDRHCENTTFLFDFLKQHPKVDAIYYPGDSEHPDYAIMKKQMKKPGGLISFSIKGTKETAQRFMNQLNLIKIAVSLGDAETLIQHPATMTHAVVPDEERLKMGINQTLLRLSVGLEAWEDIKEDLEQAFDKI
- a CDS encoding GAF domain-containing protein, whose amino-acid sequence is MFNVEMYTGNREENYELVKKQLQALLHDEKNQVANLSNASALLNQFLDRVNWVGFYLLDTNDELVLGPFQGLPACIRIPLGKGVCGTAALKKETLLVEDVNQFPGHIACDAASQSEIVVPLLKGEQLIGVLDIDSPELNRFDKLDQQKLEEFVEVLVTYL
- the refZ gene encoding forespore capture DNA-binding protein RefZ, with amino-acid sequence MKKNAKEAIVKAAITLFNSNGYSGTSIREIAHAANVNTATIAYHFNNKTGLLEYCFMHFFEQYTRKMEAAYASIDRGAKECLKRVVSDLLHYQCENYQLASFIYREMSMDSQVVREIMSTYSLKEKYYFQKIFERGFEWHEFRPHSIPYLIIQLKGLIMMPFMNSNYMREVLYVFPNEPFFEQKYLKDLHLWIDKTLCSDIPMKKGAALK
- the ezrA gene encoding septation ring formation regulator EzrA, whose product is MKFIIGFFILLLALFIVGYLIKKKYFKEMDRLEAWKIDIMNRPILDEMSKVKQLNMTGQTEELFERWRSQWDDVVTVQLPDLEEMLFDAEEYIDRYRFKKAKEAQQAINTNLMETEEQIKKVLEELHELVGSEEKNRVEIEELKELYRESKKMLLAHRHSFGKSEKHLEAKLNEVAQKFQEFDEKTELGNYLEAREVVLLIHSQLGTIKNHMDLIPQLLIESQSLLPNQLADCLEGYREMTEQDYHLEHLNVTTEIQRLEEKIAENIRLIETTEIDKAEEGIKEVKDRIDILFDLLEKEVHAKHYVMKNNKVAAEQLATAQEENKNLSNELIHVQASYQLSDSDLEVQNNLEKELSTVYKHYEILVEKLKMNETAQSAISEELSELKDQLDMICEGQQAFAQKLQALRKDELEAREKIKELTKKVAETVRLVSKSNVPGLPEDYKYLIEDTNESINNVRYQLEEKPLNISALNQYLEIAVLTVEKLVNSTIELIENVTLAEKAIQYGNRYRSYHPSVAKGLADAETAFRQYDFQEALEQVAASLDGVDPDALKKIKATIEME
- a CDS encoding cysteine desulfurase family protein, with the protein product MIYLDNSATTKPYKEVLESYVAVSSEYFGNPSSLHGLGIQAEKLLTQAREQVAKLLTVESNEIYFTSGGTESNNIAIKGAALLNKKRGRHLITTSVEHASVRAVMEQLEQNGFDITYLPVNHQGRVSVEDVEKAIRKDTILISIMHVNNEVGTIQPIKEVGEMLKKYPTILFHVDAVQGVGKVPLAIHQNRIDLCSFSAHKFHGLKGTGALFIREGAKLAPLFSGGNQERTIRSGTENVAGAVAMAKALRMTLMKSDLGIAKMKTIQSMLRTGLTNIERVTIHTPVENAAPHILNISLRGLKAEVLIHALEQEEIFVSTTSACSSKKKSPSGTLLAMGVPEEKANSSIRISLSFENTPEEAQAAIEAIEKAAKHIRKVMK
- the thiI gene encoding tRNA uracil 4-sulfurtransferase ThiI, yielding MKYDRILIRYGEISTKGRNRHKFVEKLRRSVVNALTSFPNIKVEASRDRMYVILNGEDGKEIIEKLKGIFGIQSFSPAIKVERDVENIKQATLELVSSIYRAGQTFKVTPKRSDKTFELDTDGINRVIGTHLLKNIPGLKVKVKEPDINVRIEVRQEAVYLSCETIQGAAGLPVKSAGKAMLMLSGGIDSPVAGYLSMKRGLEIEAVHFFSPPFTSERSKEKVIDLTKKLAEIYGSLTLHIVPFTEIQQVIKEQVPENYTMTTMRRMMLRITDEIRKQREGLAIITGESLGQVASQTLESMFAINEVTNTPILRPLISMDKTDIIKIAQEIDTLEISNRPFEDCCTIFVPASPKTKPRREKVQRYESFVDFEELIKKAVQKIETHNITTNDDHDLHSEFNALF
- a CDS encoding alpha/beta-type small acid-soluble spore protein; the encoded protein is MANNNSSNQLLVPGVQQALDQMKYEIATEFGVQLGADTTSRANGSVGGEITKRLVAMAEQQLGGGFSR